Part of the Lolium rigidum isolate FL_2022 chromosome 6, APGP_CSIRO_Lrig_0.1, whole genome shotgun sequence genome, gagTTGTGTCCTCTGCagtaggttgccggaggtactgttctccgaacgaaccgatcactgctctgcagaacctgtacatcgcttccaagccggtagactcactcatgcgcgtgtactcatctacgaaatcaccggcaacgccatatgcgagcatcctaatcgctgccgtgcatttctggtacgaagagaggcctaccttgccaattgcatccactttcgcgcagaagtagtcgtcgtagagcttgacgccatccattatccggcggaacaacggcctggacatccgaaaacgccggcgaaacagggccggcgtgaacaatgccttgggttggaagtagtcggtgaagagctggtcgtgtccgcgttctcttttgcggtccaaggcggccgcgcgccccggcaaggacccccggtgcacggggatctgcgagacaatgtgctcgtggatgatcagcgcagcatccgtgaaaaattcaTCGTCGGAGTCCTCGTCGGACCACGTGTCTATGAAAttcttgaagaagtagtcgtcgtcgctgtccaccatgatctacagatgaaaagggacaaattttagatcgtccatttcatcgaacacctcgcaggcggaggccatccaatgcgtccgtagggacctgcagaCAATGGCCGTCccggccgacttgcggtctgaaaacacggtgcacgagagctcacctccggcggcaacGGCGAAGCTGCTaacggcgggaggtctcgcgacggtgagaggacaacagcgtcggcgacggcgacggcgtcctccAACTCTGCTACAaagcggcgaaagcagcgcggggccgcgacctatgcttccgccccgtttgccggcgtctcgacgacggtggccgACGTCGACGCCGCTCACAAATCGCCGGTCCTTGGCtagcggcggagcggcgggagtgtgcgaggggtttgtgttttgggagacagacaggtgggccaggggcggacaaggggaggacgcgagcggccagcattcggcgtccgcggccacgcaaactcgccccagatttgggccgcgtttttgtccgactCGACCTATTCGAACGCGCGGGCGCGATttaggtcgcccggttggagatgcccttacatcgCGTCGCTGGAGCGTGCAGCCTGCCCATCTATCCGTGCAGACTGTTTCAGATGGATCGGAACCAGGTACGTCGCCCCTTAAGAAGGACGTGTTGTTCGCTACAACCATATTCCCGTCCCAATATGGGCTGGAAATGGGCCGTCGCGGATTGGTCCATGGCGCTCGGTCCGTCTGAGCCGTGTTCCTTGTTTGCGCGAAATTTCTCGGACAGACTCGACCaatggagatgccctaaacatCTACTTGTTGCAACCTGTTTTATATGGTTAGACATCTAGTAGTTGTCACCGGCTACAGCTAGTAGTACTAAAGAAAGTGATGATGTCATGGTTCACAGGAAAACGTCAGCCAGCGAAGAGCAATGTCATGCATGTCTTTGGACGCATTCAAATCCGAGAATCATCGATATACAGCGCTTGCCGACACAAAAACTAAcacaaattattcatacaattcgAAGTGCTCAACTAGGGCCGTAGAGCCGCAGGAGAGCACCTCAACATTTCGATGGCACGACGCACGAGCAATGCCACCAACTCTACATTGTCATGTACATCTGTAAACTAGGACGAACTGAGAACCAAAACAATAGCACGAACGCGATTGCTGCATCTAAGTACGTGCGAACAGTTGATCCTGAACTAACAAACTACAAGGAACATCTTTAGCTTGGCTCCCTCTCACGCCTGTCCGAAGACGGCCTCCCAGACGTCCTCGAAGGCGGTGAGGATTGCCGGGTGGTGCTCTGGTGAGTTGAGCGAGAGGTACGACACCAGgagctcctccatcttctccgcgCTGGCGAGGCGAcgctccacgaccatctccaccaTCGAGCTCCGAAAGTCCGCGTACGGGTTGCTCGACCGCTTCACCACCGCCATTCCCTCTCCGACGGCGCCAGCCTCCTCCTTGTTGTTCCACTGGTGGTGCTTAGCCGCCACGGAAGAGTGCCGCCGCGCACGGCGAGGCGCGTTCCTGTGGCTCTTCCTGGAGGCACTGCTTCTGTTGGTGTGGTAAAACTCGGACGTGGAGTCGGAGGAGAAGCTGAGGGACGAGAAGAGCGTCCGGGTCTCGGCCTCCTCGCCGCTCTCGTCGTCGGTCACGGTGGACGAGGAGAAGCTGTACGGCGTGGAGGCCATCGGCGGTCGCCGCCCACGCCCACTGGAGTAGTACGAGCAGTGCCGCCTTGGCACCGACGGAGAACGCGGCTTGCCCCTGCTCTTGCTCTGCTTCTTGGCATCGTTGGTCGGCAGCGGCGACGACAGGCCGGGGACGACGGAGCGGGCCGAACGGCGACCGGAGGCCGTACCGGTGCAATCGGTGGAGGCATGGGCGACTGA contains:
- the LOC124663477 gene encoding transcription repressor OFP8-like, whose protein sequence is MHTPFMDKTPHHRPGVGAAGRLKQRLALLLVRSSCTTNTTKTTTTSVTTFVSLDKATANPRQEPRHSPDWCTNQGTKLEEGSRSHRHRRRSASVAHASTDCTGTASGRRSARSVVPGLSSPLPTNDAKKQSKSRGKPRSPSVPRRHCSYYSSGRGRRPPMASTPYSFSSSTVTDDESGEEAETRTLFSSLSFSSDSTSEFYHTNRSSASRKSHRNAPRRARRHSSVAAKHHQWNNKEEAGAVGEGMAVVKRSSNPYADFRSSMVEMVVERRLASAEKMEELLVSYLSLNSPEHHPAILTAFEDVWEAVFGQA